A genomic region of Venturia canescens isolate UGA chromosome 9, ASM1945775v1, whole genome shotgun sequence contains the following coding sequences:
- the Bug22 gene encoding cilia- and flagella-associated protein 20, with protein MFKNTFQSGFLSILYSIGSKPLQIWDKKVRNGHIKRITDNDIQSLVLEILGSNVSTTYITCPADPRKTLGIKLPFLVMIIKNLKKYFTFEVQVIDDKNVRRRFRASNYQSTTRVKPFICTMPMRLDDGWNQIQFNLADFTRRAYGTNYVETLRVQIHANCRIRRVYFSDRLYSEDELPAEFKLFLPIQNKAKC; from the exons atgttcaAAAACACTTTCCAAAGCgggtttttatcgattttgtaCAGCATCGGAAGTAAACCGCTACAAATATGGGACAAAAAAGTGCGAAATGGTCACATTAAAAGAATCACCGACAACGATATACAGAGTCTTGTTTTGGAAATTCTTGGCAGCAATGTCAGTACGACGTACATCACGTGTCCGGCTGATCCGAGAAAAACTCTAGGCATAAAATTACCTTTTTTAgttatgattataaaaaatctgaaaaaatacttCACCTTCGAAGTTCAA GTAATCGATGACAAAAATGTGAGAAGACGTTTCAGAGCAAGTAATTATCAATCAACGACTCGAGTTAAGCCATTCATCTGTACGATGCCGATGCGCCTCGACGACGGATGGAATCAGATACAATTCAACCTCGCTGATTTTACTCGTCGAGCCTATGGCACTAACTATGTCGAAACACTGAGAGTTCAAATTCACGCCAATTGTCGAATACGAAGGGTTTACTTTTCAGACCGACTCTACTCGGAAGATGAATTACCCGCTGAATTTAAACTGTTCCTGCCTATTCAAAATAAAGCAAAGTGTTGA
- the stau gene encoding double-stranded RNA-binding protein Staufen homolog 2 isoform X2 yields the protein MQNQLRENKFVSNMMMGGPVRPMQPSNMVPPHQAQHMHAAAHRTPQQMQHQQILSMHHMQHSIPPGSNPRQPVLMSVNAQNSNGKMVTIGLNRQMEPNAQMVAHPSQMLQQQRYQQQTPLQQPQQQKQQHQQLNTSQQTSTEQKKVSSNQEDNDGVDERDESPSSRPLNPNPANVTSAVLANMKEKTPMCLVNELARFNKLQHQYRLTNEQGPAHKKRFTVTLKLGEEEYVAEGQSIKKAQHSAATEALTTTWYRHPPPKPTRAMRVGHLGKGSSATGNLPPTVELNSLAMKRGELTVYTIRNAPPATPQPFFQPGFGIRPPRLFNPHFPQFAPGFTPKREKLYLVTLKVGDREFIGRGATGQAARHDAASRALEQLKQLPIPEECPNAGNTGSSGGGGAGTVGSTSGSGKTIVENGVGTCSTTEDPSAEIKSPVSLVHETALKRGLPVSFKVVSETGKPHIRTFTTQCTVGDKETIGEGSSKKVSKKNAAELMLEELKRLPPLPTTVTVRSAGMKRKPSNTKKPRRNLIRDNQGPRTDSDNTEEVDPISRLVQIQHSKREREPIYRLVEEKGGPRRREFLMEVTIGQFSAQGIGSNKKLSKKAAAEALLAQLGYSKPAQPQPTKPSIKSTSKDSNNSENRGNDGNSGKLRKVTFLEDEQINNKENQQQTIVGGGGGRQLAPGLLLVDPAGQQDSKLSGNGGGNSVRDNLQNNQNGPTLQAVADALRGQQNNQQTTNGLSPKDQLMYLAQLLNFKATFVDFPKASYNRCLSLVSLSTDPPQVCHGSGSTVNESRNQAVLTALRTLGKLGLDTSAKPEKEILPDDAIEIHDQTKKVVINQPIDK from the exons GTAAAATGGTAACGATTGGTCTTAATCGTCAAATGGAACCAAATGCACAAATGGTAGCTCATCCGAGTCAAATGTTACAACAGCAACGATATCAGCAGCAAACACCGTTACAACAGCCTCAACAACAAAAGCAGCAGCACCAACAGCTGAACACGTCACAACAAACTAGTACGGAACAGAAGAAAGTATCATCGAATCAGGAGGACAATGATGGTGTTGATGAAAGGGACGAGAGTCCATCGAGTCGTCCGTTGAATCCAAATCCGGCTAACGTAACGAGTGCAGTTTTGGCaaacatgaaagaaaaaactccGATGTGTCTGGTTAATGAACTCGCTAGGTTCAACAAATTACAACATCAATATAGACTCACGAATGAACAGGGTCCAGCGCATAAAAAAAGATTCACCGTCACTCTGAAACTCGGCGAAGAAGAATATGTTGCTGAAGGACAAAGTATTAAAAAAGCTCAACACAGCGCTGCCACCGAAGCTCTTACGACTACGTGGTACAGGCATCCGCCACCAAAACCTACGAGGGCTATGAGAGTCGGTCATCTTGGGAAAGGGTCATCGGCAACGG GAAACTTGCCGCCGACCGTTGAATTGAATTCTTTAGCTATGAAACGTGGTGAACTTACGGTTTATACAATAAGAAATGCACCACCGGCGACGCcgcaacctttttttcaaccTGGTTTCGGCATAAGACCACCGCGTCTGTTTAATCCGCACTTTCCCCAATTTGCTCCTGGCTTTACACCAAAACGAGAGAAATTATATCTCGTTACGCTCAAG GTGGGTGATCGAGAATTTATCGGTCGAGGAGCAACGGGTCAAGCGGCTCGACACGATGCAGCAAGTCGTGCTCTGGAGCAATTGAAACAACTGCCAATACCGGAGGAATGCCCGAATGCAGGTAACACTGGAAGCAGCGGTGGAGGCGGGGCCGGGACGGTCGGCTCAACGAGCGGAAGCGGTAAAACGATCGTAGAGAACGGTGTTGGTACATGCAGCACTACCGAAGATCCGAGCGCGGAGATAAAAAGTCCAGTATCATTGGTGCATGAGACAGCGTTGAAGCGAGGTTTACCGGTAAGTTTCAAAGTCGTTTCGGAGACCGGAAAACCACATATCCGTACCTTCACGACGCAATGTACGGTCGGCGATAAGGAAACAATTGGCGAGGGTTCCTCCAAGaaagtatcgaaaaaaaatgcagcgGAATTAATGCTCGAAGAGCTTAAAAGGTTGCCACCGTTGCCAACCACGGTAACCGTACGTTCAGCCGGCATGAAACGTAAGCCTTCGAATACGAAGAAACCTCGGCGAAATCTGATACGCGATAATCAAGGCCCACGTACGGATTCCGATAACACCGAAGAAGTTGATCCCATTTCCCGCCTCGTGCAGATACAACATTCGAAACGGGAGAGAGAACCAATTTATAGGCTCGTTGAAGAGAAAGGCGGGCCCCGAAGACGCGAATTTCTCATGGAAGTTACTATAGGACAATTTTCCGCACAAGGTATTggctcgaataaaaaattgagtaaaaagGCTGCCGCGGAAGCACTCCTCGCTCAATTAGGCTATAGCAAACCAGCTCAGCCACAACCTACGAAACCTTCGATAAAATCTACCTCCAAAGACTCAAACAATTCGGAAAATCGAGGCAACGACGGAAATTCTGGAAAATTACGAAAAGTCACTTTTCTTGAAGatgaacaaataaataataaagaaaatcaaCAACAAACTATCGTCGGCGGAGGTGGTGGACGGCAGTTGGCACCAGGACTATTACTTGTCGATCCTGCCGGGCAACAAGACTCTAAACTCTCCGGTAATGGCGGTGGTAATTCCGTTCGTGATAATTTACAAAACAATCAGAACGGGCCTACGCTACAAGCTGTTGCTGATGCACTCAGGGGTCAACAGAATAATCAACAAACTACCAATGGCCTGTCGCCCAAGGATCAGTTGATGTATCTTGCCCAACTTCTCAACTTTAAAGCTACTTTCGTCGATTTCCCAAAG GCCTCGTACAATCGCTGTCTCTCGTTGGTTTCCCTGAGTACGGATCCACCCCAAGTATGTCACGGCAGTGGATCGACGGTGAATGAAAGTCGTAATCAGGCTGTGCTGACAGCACTCCGAACACTCGGAAAATTGGGTCTCGACACGAGTGCCAAACCCGAGAAGGAAATATTGCCGGATGATGCGATCGAGATACACGATCAAACAAAAAAAGTCGTTATTAATCAACCGATCGACAAGTAA